Part of the Actinomyces howellii genome, GTGAGTGAGGCGAGCTCGAGGCTCAGGCTGTGGTCGTGCGGGACCCGGCGGTAGCGGGAGTCTCCCGAGGTGCCGGCGCTCTCCGTGGTCTCGGCGCTCAGCGGCTCGTAGGTGCCCCAGCTGATGTGGACGGTGAGGGCGTCGAGGTCGGCGGGGACCTGGAAGCGCAGGCCCATGGAGGCCGGGATCATGAGGCCGCGGCGCACGGGTTCGTCGTCGGTTTCCTCGCCGGGGTCCTCCTCGGCGGTGGCGCCCAGGGTCTCCTCCTCGGCGCCGACGACGGGCACGCCGGTGGACTGCGCCGCCTCGAGAGGGTCAACGCCCTCGCCGGCTGCTTCGGCAGAGGTCTCCTTCGTGCGAGCCTCCGCGGGGTCCTCCAAGCGGGTGGGGGCGATGCGACCGAGGAGGTAGCGCTGCCCGGGCGGGGAGGACAGGAGCTCGGTGTCGCCCTCGGCCGGGCCGAGGAGCTCGCGGCGGAGGACCTCGAGAAGCCCGGCGCGGGCCGAGGCAGAGCTGGAACCGGGATCCTCGTCAAAGACGTAGGCCGTACCGTCATGGACCGTCCTGCCGGCCCTGCTGGTTGTGGCGGGGGCGTGCGGGCTGCTTTCAGACATCGAGGGTCTCCTCCTGGACGGGCTGAGGACGACGCCCTCCGCGAGGCCTCGTCGCCGGCGCTTGGGCGGCCTGGGCCTCGAGGGCGGCGCGGCGGTGGTTCTCCTCAAGGAGCCGGTCGAGGATCTCGACGCGGGCGGACGGGGAGACGGTCCAGCGGGTCATCTGCCGGTAGGTGTGGAATCCGTGGGCGAGATCGAGGTCGTCCCAGCCGTAAGCGGCAGCGACAGTCTCGTCGAGCTCGCGGTGGATCTCGCGCAGGCGGTCGACATCCGGGTCCACGCCGGGCGTGAGGCCCGGGTCGTTGACGAGGTTGTAGAGCGTGGTGAGGCCGAGGCTGCGGCGCAGCATGATCTCGCGGCGCTCGGTGTCGAGGCTGCGGCCGACGGCCTCAAGAGCCGGGGTGGGTGCCGGGCGAGGAAAGGTCTCAAAGACGTCGGTGGGCGTGTAGCGGGGATCGCCCCGCATTCCCGAACCATTCTTGATCGCCCAGGCCTGATGGAGGGAGGAGGATAGCACCGCTTGATCACTGAAAGAGTCCGTGGCGAAGACAACTGTCGCATCACTCATCACGGCGCCGGTAGGCACGCGCACCGGCATGACCGTCTTACTCACCCGCGCCACAACGAGCACCTCGTCAAGTTCGGCAATCGCCCTCCGCATCGACGGTGCCCATGCCGCAAAACGCCACCAATACTCGCGACGGTAATCGATCTTAACGACATCGCGTTGAGGCTTGACATCCCGGACCACTCGGGCGAACGGCGTCTCATAGAGCCCGGCTTCATCTCGTGAACGCATACCGAAATCGATGACCCATCGAGATGGAGAGCAGTCGGGCCGAGAGTTGAGGTCCTCGCCGTTGAGGTAGGGGAAGAGGACCTCGGCGTTGCGCGGGTCCCGCTCGATCCACACCTGGGCCTCCTCGGGCTCAAGGATGAAGCCCTTGCCGAGGACGTAGCAGCCGATGAAGGCGATCCCTGCGTTCTCTGCGATTCGTTCCGGTTTGCCGGCCACTCGCCCCTCGGGCTCGAGAAGGGTTGAGATCCGGTTGACAGGCTCGTCGTCGCAGACGATCTCGCTGGCGGGGCCAACCTCGGCCCGTGTGCCCCAGACGGCCGCGTACTCGAGGTTCGCGCTTGCCGCCGGCCACGTGCGGGACTGGATGGCGCGGGTGATCGTGAAGCCTCGTGCGACCATCTGGTCGAGTCCCACCTCGCGGGTGTCTCCCTGGGCGAGGGTGTTCGTCGCAATGAGCCCGACGGTCCCGCTGGGGCACAGGAGGCCGGCGGCGCGGAGGAAGAAGTAGGCGACGAGGTCGGCGCTTCCCCGCTGCCCGTTTGCGAGGGCGTGGACGAGCCAGTCGCGGATATTGCTGCCCATCGCGCCGGTCAACTTCTGCCCGCCGAGGAACGGCGGGTTTCCCACAATCGCGTCGAATCCTCCGCGTTCCATGACCTCGGGGACGGTCAGGGGCCAGTGGAGACAACGCCAGCGCCTGTCGTCCGTGGACACCGTCGGGGTAAGGCCGCGCTCGAGGATTGCCTCCAGCATCGAGTCCTCTGCCTGCCCCTCGGGCGGGAAGGCGCGTCCGAGGGCCACCGCGAGGTCCCCGTATGCCTCGTTGAGTTTCTTGCCGGGCTTAGCACCAACCGCCGGATCCAACCCCACGGCGACCACGGCGTCGGCGACGCTCCCCAGGAGCCTGAGGTCCTCCTCGTTCTCCCGCTGCAGCCGCAGCTTCGTCGCCGTCGAGCGAGCTGGGTCCTCGTTGTCCACCTCGGAGGCGAGCTCACTGCGCCGCTCCCGCACCCGCGCCAGGACCGTGTCGACGTCGAGGGCAGAAGCGTGCTCCCCTGCGCGGTCGAGCTCGAAGAGCCGCGTCGTGGGGGCGGCGGAGGGATCGATGTGCTGGGTGCGCAGCTGGCGCAGGTCGGTGATCCCGAGCAGCGAGTTGCCGACAAAGATCTTGTCATCCACGAAGCTGAAGGGCTTGTCCTTGTCGAGGGAGACGAGCCACAGGGAGAGCTTGCACATCTCGACGGCCATCTCGTTGATATCCACCCCGTAGAGGCAGCGGGCAACGACCTGCCGCAGGGCGTGACGCTCCGCTCCCCCGGGCTGCGTGACGTACCGGCCCAGGGTCCCCTCCCGTGTCCAGGCCTCAACGAGCTCGCGGGCCAGAAAGCGGGCCGCGGCCACGAGGAAAGCTCCCGAGCCGCAGGCGATGTCGGCCACGTGCAGGCCGAGGATCTGGTCCGAGCTCAGCGGCCGCCAGGCCGAGCGGTCGTTCGTCTGGTGCGGGCCGGGGTGGAACACCAGCGGCTCCAGGGCGTGACGCACGACCTCCTCGGCGAGCGAGCGGGGCGTGTAGTGGGCACCGGCGTCGCGCCGGGACGGGGTCTCGGTCACCACGAGGCCCCCAGCCTCGATGACCACGGGCCTGCCCCGCAGGTCCCGGCGGATAGCGCCGATCCACGGGCGCAGGCGGCCACGCAGCCCCGCCTCGTGGGTGACGGCCAAGAGGGCGCGCTCAGCCTCGTCATGGTCCATGGCGTCGCCGGAGCGCAGCGCCTTGGCCAGGGCGCTCTTCGTTGGAGGTTTGGCCGCGCTCTGGTGCTCCTTGACCCAGGTGAGGACACCTGCGGCGAGCTCCGCGTCGTCGGCGTGCTCCTCGGCGAGGTCCTCAAGGACCGCCAGGGGCACCTCGGGCTCCTCACCGTCGGTGCCGATGAGACCGAGCACCGTCTCCGTGGCACGGGCGCAGGTGTAGCCGAGCAGGCCCTCGTAGATGTAGCCGATCTGCTCGACGTCAATGTCCCGGAAGGACAGGCGACGCACCTCGCGCTCTTTGCCCCTGCCGGTCCGGGCCGTCTGGAGGGAACGCAGAACGTGCATCATGACCCGGTCCGAGACGGTCAGGCGCAGCGCGCCGCCGTCGTCGGTGGCTGTGAGGAAGGGGAAGCGGGCGGGGTCGAACAGTGAGCCGCCGTAGGCGGGAATCCGCATGTCCTCGGCGTTGACGCCGTCGTGGAGGGCACGGGAGGTCGCCAGGAGCCGGTGCCAGGTCAGGCTCGTGCCGTCCATGGACTCCTCGCCCTCGTCGCGGGCACGCGCCTCCAGCTCGTCCAGGACTCCCGCCAGGCCGTAGCCGCCGGTGTAGAGGGACTGGGCGGGCAGGAGGCCGCGCTCCTCGGCGAAGAGGAGGAAGACCGCCCGCATCATGATCGTGACGACCGCCTCGTAGACCTCATGGGCGTCCTCGGGCAGCGGGTCCCCCAGGGCCGGTGCGCTCGGTGCGGTCCGGGCGGCCTCGGACAGGGCCGTGACGACGAGCTCGACCGCCCGACGCACCTGGGTGCCGAGGGCGTCGGTCACCTCCTCGGCCGCCAGGACGGAGTCCGCAAAGAGGGCGGGCAGGCGTTTCTCGCTCGTGCCGCCCACGAGACGGGGCACGGACAGGAGCTGGCAGAAGGCGTTGCGGGTGGCCGGTTCCTCGACCCAGGTCTGGCAGTCCACGATCCCCGAGGCGGTCGCCCCGGCCGGTGGGGCGCTGACCAGCGCCCACCAGCGCCCGTCGGTGACGACCCCGATCGTGCAGGTCGACTCCCGGCTGCGCAGCATCGCTGCCATCCGGTCGATGGGGCTCGCCGCCCACCCGTCCTGGCCCACCTCACGCAAGGAGCCGACCGGGTCGGTGAGGAGCAGGAGGGCCCCGACCGTCTCCCCGCGAGCCAGAGCCCCGCTCGGCGTCACCGTGACGGCCGGGAATCCGTCTGAGACGACCCGGTAGGTCTCGGCCAGGGCCGGGCGGGCCTCTGCGGTCACGAGGCCCTGCCCCCAGCCGATCACCTCCGTGAGAACCGTCGACACCCAGGTGTCGCGCGCCCGGCGGTAGTCGGCCAGGGCTAGCTCCCGGTCGCGGTCCCAGGCGTCCCAGGCGCGGTCGAAGGCGGACTTCGCCGCACGCAGCGCCTCCCGGCGGGCCCGGTCCAGCGACGGCATGCCCTGTGGGTACAGCCCTGTCATGACCGGGACCGACAGGAAGGGGCCGTCGGTGTCCACCAGCTCGAGCCACTCGCGGTGCTGCTGGGAGGCCGTGCGCGCCGCCCTTGCTTCGCCGGTATCGGCAGCTCGGCCGCTCCGACCGGCCGAGCCTCGTCCTGTTCCTCGAGCCTGGCTCATGACCCCCTCCCCCATGCCATCGCGTCCTCCTCGGTGACGGCCAGGACGAGGGCCACGGAGGCGACATAGGGCCGCACGTCCTGGTACCGCAGGTCCATCGTCTGCGCCTCTCTCTCCTCCTCATCGCCCAGGGCAGCCAGACGGTCCTCCATGGCGCGCAGGTCCCGGGCTCGTTGATGACGCTGGTCCTCTGCCCACAGGGCGAGCATGTCCTGACTCTCGCGCTCCTCAGTACGCAGCCGCTCCAGGGAGTCGGTCAGGTTGGCGCGGAAGGCGGCGAAGATGGCGCGAACGCGCTGGGTGTCCTCGAGCCGCCGCTCCTCAAGCCTTGAGTCGACCTGGTCCTGGAGAGACTCCGCCCGGCGCTCGGTCTCCTCGACGAGGCGGGTGCGCAGGTGCCCGTCGTCGTTCCACAGCTCGGTGAGGTGCGCCCGCACCTGAGGGGCCGCCAGCTGGTATCCCTGCGGGTCGAGGGCGCGGTCGAGAACCTCCGAGAGGGTCCCCTCGGCCACGCGGTGCCCACGCAGCCGCACCCCGGTCACGAAGACCTCCTCGTGCAGGCGCAGCCCGCCGCGGCCCACGAGCACGAGCCGGGACAGGGAGGCGGCGCAGGAGTGCTCCAGGCCCGGCAGCACGACCGCCGTCACCCTGCTCACCTCGGAGCGCGGGCTGAAGAGGTTGGCACGCAGGGTGCGGGTGGCCTTGCGCATGAGCGGGTGACCGAGGTGGAGGTGGACGATGCCGGGCACGCGCCCAGCCTCCTCGTCGAAGGTGACGGGCCGTAGGCGCCCTGGCGCCAGGCGGGTGTCGAGGCCTGCCAGCGCCTCCTGCCAGGATCGGCCCAGGGCGGGCACGGCGTAGACAGCCGCGTCGGTCTCCTCGCTGCCGACCTCCTCGAGGAGCGGCTGGTGGGTCATGCGCAAGGCCTCGTCCACGACTCTCCGACCGGCCGCGGCGCTCAGGTGCATCTGCTTCTTGCGCTTCTCATACCCCGCCGCCAGGGCCGTCAGCCGCTGGTTGAGCCTGGCCGAGCCGGCCAGGGCGTCGGTGATGGCCTGCTCGTCGCGCCCCTGGGCGCGGGCCTTGCGGAGGCTGCGCCCGAGGAACTCCCTCGTGATGTTCTCATCGATAAGCGGGTTGATGGCACCCAGGTCCTGGGTCTCGGTGGCGATCTTGGTCGCGAGCCGCTGGAGGAACTCCTGGTGGCCTGCGTACAGGCCCTCCTTGCGCAGCGGGGCGAGGTAGTAGATCTCCGGCGCCTGGCGCTGGCCGTACCGGTCGATGCGCCCGACGCGCTGCTCGAGCCGGGAGGGGTTGAAGGGCACGTCGAAGTTGACCAGGCGGTGGCAGTGGTCCTGGAGGTCGATGCCCTCCCCGGCGGCGTCGGTGGCCACGAGGACCCGCACCTCCTCCTCGGTGGGGCTGGCGGTAAAGCGGGCCCGGACGTCCTCGCGTTCCTCCGCCGAGGTCGAGCCGCGGATCACCTCGAGGCGATCGTCATAGCCCTGCTGACGCAGCACGGAGAGGATCCACTCGACGGTGTCGGCATACTCGGTGAAGACAACCACCCGCTCATTCGTCCACGTCCTCCCATCAGGTCGGCAGACGGCGTCGAGGAAAGAGACCAGGGCCGCCAGGCGGGAGTCGGGGCGGGACTGGTAGCCCCGGCCCCAGTCGGCCAGCGCCTCCAGCTGCTCGCGCGTGGCGGCGGACAGCGGGTCCGAGGCGCGGGTCGCCAGGAGCGTGTCCATCTCCGGCTGGGCGGTCAGGCCCTCCTCCTCATCGGACTGTCCCGAGCCCATGACCTCCGTGTAGTAGTCCTCGTCGTCGTAGTCCTCGAGGCCGCTCGGTAGCGACTGGTCGAGGTACCCGCTCAGGGTCTGCGCGAATGCCCAGGGGCTGGACAGGAATCGCTTCTTGAGCAGGAGGGCGGCGATGTCCAGGTGCCGGCGCCCCTGGGCGCGGCCGGAGGCCCGCAGGATGCCGTCCAAGGTGGCGTAGGCCTGCTCCTCCTCCGGCGAGGCCTCGTAGGGGAGCACCTTGACCTTGCGCTGACGGAAGTTCTTCTCGGCGATCTGCGACTTCAGGCGCCGCACCGTCACCTCGTTCAGGGCGGTGGTGTCGATGCTCGCGCCGCGGGCAAAGCGACGCGGGTCGATCATCTCCAGCAGAGCGGAGAAGGACTCCGTGTAGCCGTTGTGGGGTGTGGCGGACAGGAAGAGGCGGTGCTCGCAGCTCTCCGCCAGGCGGCGCAGTGCCCGGGTGCGTTGGGAGTCGACCGCGTAGCCGTCTCCGCCGCCCGCGGCCGAGGGTGTGGCTGGCGCCACGTGGTGCGCCTCGTCGACGACGAGGACGTCGAAGGCATAGGAGCGGGCGGTACCGGACCGGGCGGCGTCGGCGAGGACCTCACGTAGGAGCCTTTGGGCCCGCACGCCAGGCAGCCAGGCCATCGAGACGATGACCCGGGGGTGAAGGCGCAGCGGGTTGGCGGCCAGCCCGTAGGTGCGCCGGTCGGTCGCCATGCGGGCGGAGTCGACGATCACGAAGTCGAGGCCGAACTTCTCCCGCATCTCGGCCTGCCACTTGATGGCCAGGCTCGGTGGGCACACGATGATGACCGATCGGGCCCGGTGGCGCAGCAAGAGCTCCTCGATGACCAGACCTGCCTCGATCGTCTTACCGAGGCCGACGTCGTCGGCGAGCAGGAGGTTGGTGCGCGGGGCTGCCAGTGCCCGGCGCAGGGGCTCGAGCTGGTAGGGTTCCAGGGTGGCACCGGAGCGGAAGGGCGCCTGGAACGCCCCGGGGTCAGCGGAGGTCACGGCTCCCCAGCGCACCGCGTCGACGAAGGCGCCCAGGGTGTCAGGGTCGTCAAAGGCGTCCGCCGCGATGGACTCAGGCAGGCCTCGGTCCGGGACCACTGACTGTCCCAGCTCCAGCTCCCAGATCACCGTGAGCTCCTCACCCATGCGGTCCTCGTCGAGGGACTGGAGGGTGACGACGTGCTCGAGGCGGGCGGTGCCGTCGTCGGCTGAACTGCGGGGGAGTCCTTGGGCGGTGACGTCCGTGACCGCCCAGACCGAGCCCCTGACCTCGACCACCTGGCCGGGATCGGGCGCCTGGGGGATCCTGTGGTCTGCCGTGGGGGCGCCTGCGGGCGCCGAGGGAAGCTGAGTCGTCATGGGTGCCTGGTCGACGGGCCGCTGGGCGGAGGATGGTGAGAAGACGCTTGTACTCTAGCCCTGCGACCCTGCTCTCCAGGCCTGCGTGTCGACGCAGTGGCCGAACTGTGAGGCAGGCCCGTCCCCGGGACCGGTCGCTCCGGGGGCAGCGCTCCCCCTGCTGGCCGCGTCTGTCCTACGGGCGCAGCCCGAAGGACACGCCCGCTGCGCGGAGCATCTCGAAGGTGTTGACCCACCTGACGCCGAGCGCTTCGCACGCGTCCGGGATCTTCACCCGCTTGCGGGAGCCTGATCCCGCGGTCTCGTGGGTGACGACGGTGCACGAGTGCGCCGCAGCGAAGGCGACGAGCAGGTAGTCGGCGTTGTTTGCCGTGAAAGCATTCAGTGCAGCCGGATTGAAGTTCTCCGACTGCGCCCACTGTGACAGCGGCGTGAAGAACGAGGCCGTCCGCTGATCGAGCGAATGGAAGAAACCGCGATGTACCTTCGCCCACGCAGAAAGCTCGTCCTCACCTCGACAGAGCTCGTCGTACACCTTGTCGATACTGAACACTCTCCCCTGGTCGTGCCCCTGGTTGAGCCAGTCCCAGAACCCGGGGGCGATATAGAAGGCATAGTAGCGGTTCTTCGCCTCGATAAGGACGTTGGAGTCGACGAGGTACATCACGCTGCTCCCACTCTCTCCGCCAGCCCCTCAAAAGTCGAGTGCTTCGACGCACCCAGTAGTCGGTAGGCGTCCCTGTAGGTCGTCCGCCCCTCCAAGGTGGAGGAGACCACGGCTCGGGCGAACGGACGTCCCAGGCGGCGAAGCTGGGTGTTGTAGTAGTTTCCGCCTCCACCCCGGTCACGCGAGGACTCCATGAGCCCCAGGACGCGCCGACGTTCAGCGTCGTACCGACCCACGTAGTCATCCCAGCCGAGGTACCCGGCGTCTCGGAAACGAGCGAGCACGACAAGCGTGCTCACCTTGTAACGTTGAGCCAGTCGGTCCAACTCATCCTCGTCGCAGACACCTCTCCATTCGTCCTGAATGGAGTCCAGAGGGACCAACACCTCCGCAGCGACCTGGTTGCACCAGCGCTCTTCCTTCTTTCCCGCCTGAGCACCGGCGACCGCGTCGGACAGCGCACTGTGCCCCAGCCACAGGTGGGCAAGCTCGTGGACGAGGGTGAAGATCTGCGCGGCCTTGGTGTCAGCGCCGTTGATGAAGACAAGAGGGGCGAGGTCGTCAGCCAGGACAAAGCCCCGGAACTCCTCCGGATCGAGTTTCCGGTGCGTGTCCGCCCCCACGATCCCGTTAACCATGACGAGGACGCCGATGTCCTCAGCACGCTCAATGAGGTCGGTCATCGCCGCGGACCAGTTCGTCACGGACCGCTCGTCAAGGCGGAGTGCGGCACGAATGTGCCCCGCGACCTCCTGCGCAGGAGTATCGAGCGTCGCGGAACCGACGAAGCCGAGGGAGGCGGCTTGCGCATCCATGACCTCATCTCGATACCAGTCCTGACGTAGCTGGCACAGGTAGATCGTCTCGAGCAGGTCCACCGAAGGCTCGCTGACCCCGACATCGCGGAGGGTGCGCATGTCCGGGATCGGAACGTCCTCGACCGGCGGCTCGGGCAGGAAGAGCATGCCTAAGGGCGCGTGGGTGTTGTTGGCGAAGTCCTCGATCTGCTTGAGAGTGGGGCGCGAGACCCCCGCGATCCAGTCATCGAGCTTGGGGGCACGCTTGCGGACGGTCGCATCGTCCCAGCGAGCCCGCCTGACGGCCCAGCGCAGCAGGTCGGGCGCGACATCCACACGGACTGCGGCCACGGCTCCTCCTTCGCGTCCCGATCTCAGGCACCAGTCTGCCCCACATCGCCGACACGGTCAGCATCCGGACCGCGGCGCAGGTCACCGTCCTTCTCCGCCCACCCTCGGCAGGCTGCGGGACGGCAGTGCTACCGGCCCCGCCGGCGTCGACCGCGCCCGAGGGCCCACCCCGTAGGGAGCCCCGCCTTGCCTCGCGTGCACGGCTGAAGGGGAGTTCCGCCCACTACCTGGACATGAGTACTTCACCGCCCGAGGACCTGCTCTCCTCCATCCACCGCCACCTGCTTACCGCCGTGGTCACGCACCTCGGGGGCACGGTGCTCATCACGCTCGCCTTTGAGGTCCTCTGGACCGTCCTCGAGCATCCGGCCACGAAACAACTCGGCACACGGATCATGAGCACGATCGCCCGCCGAGCCAACCCTCGTCGGCGCACCTCGAGACGACAGCGCAGGGACCGTCATCGGCGCTGACGGGCGGGAAGGATCGGTGCTCCACCCACAGGTGGGGAACCCGATCACCAAGGGTGAGCGGCGCCGTGATCCCCTTCCATGATGCTCGCGCACAGGTCACTGTGACCGGCGCCAGCGTCGACCGCACCCGGGGGCCGCGAGCACGGCCAAGGGCTGCACCGCCTCCGGGGCGCGCCCTCAGTCCACGCTAAGACTCCATCACTGCAGACAGTGGCGCCCTCACTGGAGAAAGTGAGCGTCTCACTGAAGACAGTGAGACCTTCACTGACGCTGGTTGACGGCGCGGTCAGCACGGAACCGCGCCAACATCCCAGACGTCGTTGCCACACGCCACCTGCTGTCACTCTTACTCTCACTCTAACAATGTGAGAGTACTTGAGAGTAGAGCGCGTCCCGCACACCCGCGCCCCCGACCCGCGCTTGCCGTCTCGCGTCCCGGCCGCAGCCCCTCATGATGTCGTGTCACGTCACCTGCCCCGAGACCTCCCGGGTCCCGGCCGACCTCCCGGCACCTCGCTCCTGCTCGCCGAGCCTCCCCCGGCCGCCCCGGTCCCGTGCCCCAGCCGTGCGGCCAGCTCGTCAAAGTAGGTGTACCGCGCCCACGCCTGCCGGTCCCCGATGACGTACAGCCGCCGTCGGGCCCGGCTCGCGGCGACGTTGACGAGGTTGACCGTCTGCGAGGCCCAGGCCTTGGCACCAGGCTTGTCCGGGTCTCCTCCCAGGACGAGGAAGACGACGTCGGCCTCGCGCCCCTGGGCGGTGTGGATCGTGCCGGCCCGCAGGCCGGGGTATCTTCTCTCAAGGGCCTTGAGGTTGTGGGCGACCGCTCGGAACGGCGAGATCGCGATCACCTCCGACATCTCAACCCCCTGCTTGCCGAGCCAGTCAAGCCCGCGACGCAGGCGGGCGACCTGCCCGGGGTCGTCACCTCCTCACCTCACACCGCCCCCCCGCTCCCCGATACCCGGGACGACCGCGCTCAGTCAAATGCGAGCCGCTGCAGCTCCTCCCTGAAGCGGAGCCCGAAGGCAGGGCATCCGGCGGTGGTGAGCGCATCATCGAGCTGCAGGTAGCGCGGTCGCTTCTGCCAGTACTCGAGCTGCCGCTCAACAATCGGCCTCAGGCACATAGGATTGGATTGGGCCACGAGGCAAAAGAACTCGTCGGGCGCGATGATCTCGTACACTTCCTCATCCGGATTCCTAGTGAAGTCCGCCGGATCGTTCTGGGTGAGGAGGAGATCAGCCCGACACGTGACCGCGGCCGCGTGGACGTGGTAATCATCCGGGTCGTTTCCGGTGAAGGACAGGTCTCCTGAGTAATCATCCAGGATCTCATCAAGGAACGTGCGCATGAGGTCGGCGCGGTGCCTGGTCACGTGGCCTGGCGCAGTCGGGTGCTTCTTCCTCATATTGGCGAGGACCTCAGCAAGGATGTCCTCGGTTGCACACAACTGAAACATGCCTGGGTTGTCACAGCGGAGAAGGAACAGCCAGTCCATCGTCGTCTTGGCGAACAGGACGTTGGCATCGACAAGCACCCTCTGCGTCACACAGGACAGACTAGTGCCCGCACGTCCATCTGACCACGCCCTGGGACGACCGCGCTCAGTCCACGAAGAACTCGAAGTCTCCCTCAGCATCCAAGGAACGGAGCTCGTCGAAGGCGCGGCGCCGCTCGCGTTCGCGAGCCGCACGGAAGGCGAGAACGTCCTCCCTGCGGAAGCGCGTGTGCGATCCGACCTTGAAGGAGTCGATCCGGCCCTCACGACTCCACTTAAGGACGGTGGGCCTGGAGACGCCGAGCAGGTCCGCAGCGACGGTGCTCGTCAGTTCCTCGGGGACGCGCCCGATCGTCACCTCGCCCTGCTCGGCGACGGCCGCGAGCGTCGCAAGGAGCATCCTCTGAGCGCCCGGGGGCAGCGGAACCTCGCGGCCGTCGGCGTCCCGCAACGCGATCGACATACGGTTGTCGATCGGCAGCTCTCGAAGCTCTTGGATCGTGCCGGCGGTCACGGCAACCCGCGAGGCGAGCAGGGCCACACCCACATCCGTCTCCTCTCCAGACGCGCCTACCAGGGACACACCACACACTAGGTCGTTGCACTTGTAAGTGCAAGGTCGAGGAGTGTGCTGCCTGCCGCAGCCGGGATCCGGGAACCGCGCTCCGCGCGGACCCACCGCCGGCCCCGCCCGCCCCTGCGGCACACTGTGCCCGTGACCGACCAGCCGCCCCGCTCCTCCGAGCGCGCCCCCGCCGGGCACCGCGCCCCCGCCGAAGGGTGCGACCTCACGGGGCACCGCGCCCCCGCCAGAGGACGTGACCTCACGGGGCACCGCGCCCCCGCCGGAGGGCGCGACCTCACGGGGCTGCTGGAGTCCATCGGCTCACGCGACGGTCGCCTCGTCCACCTCGAGCGCATCCCGGCCCGACCCGGCGCCCACGCCCCCTGGCCCCAGTGGTCCGACCCCGACCTCGTGGCCGCCTACGGGCGCCTGGGAATCACCGCGGCCTGGACCCACCAGGCCCAGGCCGCCACCTCCCTCCACGAGGGCCGCCACACGGTCCTGGCCACCGGCACCGGCTCGGGCAAGTCCCTGGCCGCCTGGCTGCCGGCGCTCACCGACGTCCTGA contains:
- a CDS encoding ImmA/IrrE family metallo-endopeptidase; the protein is MAAVRVDVAPDLLRWAVRRARWDDATVRKRAPKLDDWIAGVSRPTLKQIEDFANNTHAPLGMLFLPEPPVEDVPIPDMRTLRDVGVSEPSVDLLETIYLCQLRQDWYRDEVMDAQAASLGFVGSATLDTPAQEVAGHIRAALRLDERSVTNWSAAMTDLIERAEDIGVLVMVNGIVGADTHRKLDPEEFRGFVLADDLAPLVFINGADTKAAQIFTLVHELAHLWLGHSALSDAVAGAQAGKKEERWCNQVAAEVLVPLDSIQDEWRGVCDEDELDRLAQRYKVSTLVVLARFRDAGYLGWDDYVGRYDAERRRVLGLMESSRDRGGGGNYYNTQLRRLGRPFARAVVSSTLEGRTTYRDAYRLLGASKHSTFEGLAERVGAA
- the drmD gene encoding DISARM system SNF2-like helicase DrmD, which gives rise to MTTQLPSAPAGAPTADHRIPQAPDPGQVVEVRGSVWAVTDVTAQGLPRSSADDGTARLEHVVTLQSLDEDRMGEELTVIWELELGQSVVPDRGLPESIAADAFDDPDTLGAFVDAVRWGAVTSADPGAFQAPFRSGATLEPYQLEPLRRALAAPRTNLLLADDVGLGKTIEAGLVIEELLLRHRARSVIIVCPPSLAIKWQAEMREKFGLDFVIVDSARMATDRRTYGLAANPLRLHPRVIVSMAWLPGVRAQRLLREVLADAARSGTARSYAFDVLVVDEAHHVAPATPSAAGGGDGYAVDSQRTRALRRLAESCEHRLFLSATPHNGYTESFSALLEMIDPRRFARGASIDTTALNEVTVRRLKSQIAEKNFRQRKVKVLPYEASPEEEQAYATLDGILRASGRAQGRRHLDIAALLLKKRFLSSPWAFAQTLSGYLDQSLPSGLEDYDDEDYYTEVMGSGQSDEEEGLTAQPEMDTLLATRASDPLSAATREQLEALADWGRGYQSRPDSRLAALVSFLDAVCRPDGRTWTNERVVVFTEYADTVEWILSVLRQQGYDDRLEVIRGSTSAEEREDVRARFTASPTEEEVRVLVATDAAGEGIDLQDHCHRLVNFDVPFNPSRLEQRVGRIDRYGQRQAPEIYYLAPLRKEGLYAGHQEFLQRLATKIATETQDLGAINPLIDENITREFLGRSLRKARAQGRDEQAITDALAGSARLNQRLTALAAGYEKRKKQMHLSAAAGRRVVDEALRMTHQPLLEEVGSEETDAAVYAVPALGRSWQEALAGLDTRLAPGRLRPVTFDEEAGRVPGIVHLHLGHPLMRKATRTLRANLFSPRSEVSRVTAVVLPGLEHSCAASLSRLVLVGRGGLRLHEEVFVTGVRLRGHRVAEGTLSEVLDRALDPQGYQLAAPQVRAHLTELWNDDGHLRTRLVEETERRAESLQDQVDSRLEERRLEDTQRVRAIFAAFRANLTDSLERLRTEERESQDMLALWAEDQRHQRARDLRAMEDRLAALGDEEEREAQTMDLRYQDVRPYVASVALVLAVTEEDAMAWGRGS
- a CDS encoding Eco57I restriction-modification methylase domain-containing protein is translated as MPSLDRARREALRAAKSAFDRAWDAWDRDRELALADYRRARDTWVSTVLTEVIGWGQGLVTAEARPALAETYRVVSDGFPAVTVTPSGALARGETVGALLLLTDPVGSLREVGQDGWAASPIDRMAAMLRSRESTCTIGVVTDGRWWALVSAPPAGATASGIVDCQTWVEEPATRNAFCQLLSVPRLVGGTSEKRLPALFADSVLAAEEVTDALGTQVRRAVELVVTALSEAARTAPSAPALGDPLPEDAHEVYEAVVTIMMRAVFLLFAEERGLLPAQSLYTGGYGLAGVLDELEARARDEGEESMDGTSLTWHRLLATSRALHDGVNAEDMRIPAYGGSLFDPARFPFLTATDDGGALRLTVSDRVMMHVLRSLQTARTGRGKEREVRRLSFRDIDVEQIGYIYEGLLGYTCARATETVLGLIGTDGEEPEVPLAVLEDLAEEHADDAELAAGVLTWVKEHQSAAKPPTKSALAKALRSGDAMDHDEAERALLAVTHEAGLRGRLRPWIGAIRRDLRGRPVVIEAGGLVVTETPSRRDAGAHYTPRSLAEEVVRHALEPLVFHPGPHQTNDRSAWRPLSSDQILGLHVADIACGSGAFLVAAARFLARELVEAWTREGTLGRYVTQPGGAERHALRQVVARCLYGVDINEMAVEMCKLSLWLVSLDKDKPFSFVDDKIFVGNSLLGITDLRQLRTQHIDPSAAPTTRLFELDRAGEHASALDVDTVLARVRERRSELASEVDNEDPARSTATKLRLQRENEEDLRLLGSVADAVVAVGLDPAVGAKPGKKLNEAYGDLAVALGRAFPPEGQAEDSMLEAILERGLTPTVSTDDRRWRCLHWPLTVPEVMERGGFDAIVGNPPFLGGQKLTGAMGSNIRDWLVHALANGQRGSADLVAYFFLRAAGLLCPSGTVGLIATNTLAQGDTREVGLDQMVARGFTITRAIQSRTWPAASANLEYAAVWGTRAEVGPASEIVCDDEPVNRISTLLEPEGRVAGKPERIAENAGIAFIGCYVLGKGFILEPEEAQVWIERDPRNAEVLFPYLNGEDLNSRPDCSPSRWVIDFGMRSRDEAGLYETPFARVVRDVKPQRDVVKIDYRREYWWRFAAWAPSMRRAIAELDEVLVVARVSKTVMPVRVPTGAVMSDATVVFATDSFSDQAVLSSSLHQAWAIKNGSGMRGDPRYTPTDVFETFPRPAPTPALEAVGRSLDTERREIMLRRSLGLTTLYNLVNDPGLTPGVDPDVDRLREIHRELDETVAAAYGWDDLDLAHGFHTYRQMTRWTVSPSARVEILDRLLEENHRRAALEAQAAQAPATRPRGGRRPQPVQEETLDV
- a CDS encoding DUF4411 family protein, whose protein sequence is MYLVDSNVLIEAKNRYYAFYIAPGFWDWLNQGHDQGRVFSIDKVYDELCRGEDELSAWAKVHRGFFHSLDQRTASFFTPLSQWAQSENFNPAALNAFTANNADYLLVAFAAAHSCTVVTHETAGSGSRKRVKIPDACEALGVRWVNTFEMLRAAGVSFGLRP